In the genome of Chaetodon auriga isolate fChaAug3 chromosome 15, fChaAug3.hap1, whole genome shotgun sequence, one region contains:
- the LOC143332786 gene encoding interferon regulatory factor 2-binding protein 1-like: MSSASQSSSRRQWCYLCDLPKMPWAMLWEFSEAVCRGCVNYDGADRIELLIETARQLKSTHGVLDGRSPGPQQGKPSSAGPIEAGRQHGERIDRGRGEYGVSSRLPNGLHRAEDVALSDGSRQSPNTRRAAVGAVPSLHGTISHALIAQGLVAAPHGLLAPLSGSRTGATPIAVSAGPIMGDAGRRQAVSLGVGASTSALVGIDPAVWRNNEVMAELNEVARNRVEGWPNRPKAVRDVLGALSSCVPFNVRFRKDHNLMGRVLAFDASTTPEFELRVFVEYPAGSGMIFSGVPDLVRQMFRDSAKDAGKAVNSGLRYVEYEKRQGTGDWRALSELLNDGVRMFKEPPIPEVLPQPDAGLPMAAAGRPVPAKSTTRRRKASPGSENGESEGRPDHPAREPWPRGAYSGMDPLPGMAGPQEGPPRLHSQPSPISALMGVADSLSSSQMARDSPSMSAAHSSAGRPTSSSPSTASTSVSQAALGQGLSAAGPSSNTSAGESTSSAQGTLLCCTLCRERLEDTHFVQCPSVPHHKFCFPCTRGFIRNQGQGGEVYCPSGERCPLAGSTVPWAFMQGEISTILAGDTDVTVKKENDP, translated from the coding sequence ATGTCCTCCGCCTCGCAGTCTTCCTCCAGACGGCAATGGTGCTACCTCTGCGATCTGCCCAAGATGCCCTGGGCCATGCTGTGGGAGTTCAGCGAGGCTGTGTGCCGGGGATGTGTCAACTACGACGGGGCAGACAGAATAGAGCTCCTCATTGAAACTGCAAGGCAGCTGAAGAGCACGCACGGAGTTTTAGACGGCAGGTCCCCCGGTCCACAGCAGGGCAAGCCCAGCTCGGCTGGGCCCATTGAAGCAGGGCGGCAGCATGGAGAGCGTATCGATAGGGGGAGGGGTGAGTATGGGGTGTCTTCTCGCCTCCCCAACggcctgcacagagctgaaGATGTGGCCTTGTCAGATGGCAGCAGACAGAGCCCAAACACTCGTCGTGCTGCAGTTGGGGCAGTTCCTAGTCTTCATGGCACCATATCGCACGCCTTGATAGCTCAGGGGTTAGTAGCAGCTCCTCATGGGCTTTTAGCCCCGTTATCAGGCTCCAGGACTGGAGCCACACCTATTGCGGTCTCAGCTGGCCCCATAATGGGTGATGCTGGCAGAAGACAGGCTGTGTCACTGGGTGTGGGGGCTAGCACCTCTGCTCTGGTGGGCATTGACCCTGCAGTGTGGAGGAACAATGAAGTGATGGCTGAACTGAATGAGGTGGCTCGTAACAGGGTCGAAGGCTGGCCAAACCGTCCCAAAGCAGTCCGGGATGTACTTGGGGCTCTCAGCAGCTGTGTCCCCTTTAACGTGCGCTTCAGGAAAGACCATAACCTGATGGGTCGTGTTCTGGCCTTTGATGCCAGCACAACTCCAGAGTTTGAGCTGAGGGTGTTTGTGGAGTACCCTGCCGGCTCTGGAATGATCTTCTCAGGTGTCCCAGACCTGGTCAGGCAGATGTTCCGTGACTCGGCCAAAGATGCAGGTAAAGCAGTGAACTCTGGGCTACGCTATGTGGAATACGAGAAGCGGCAGGGGACAGGAGACTGGCGTGCGTTGTCTGAGCTGTTGAATGATGGTGTGCGTATGTTCAAAGAGCCCCCGATCCCAGAGGTTCTGCCACAGCCAGATGCAGGGTTGCCAATGGCAGCCGCTGGACGCCCTGTACCGGCCAAGAGCACAACTCGACGCCGCAAGGCTTCTCCGGGCTCTGAGAATGGAGAAAGCGAAGGGAGGCCCGATCACCCAGCGAGAGAGCCCTGGCCTAGGGGTGCTTACTCAGGCATGGATCCTCTTCCTGGCATGGCCGGCCCTCAGGAGGGCCCACCCCGCTTACACAGCCAGCCCTCACCTATCTCAGCGCTCATGGGAGTTGCAGACAGCCTGAGCTCCAGCCAGATGGCCAGAGATAGCCCCAGCATGTCTGCAGCCCACTCCTCGGCTGGGCGccccaccagcagcagcccctCCACTGCTTCCACCTCAGTCTCCCAGGCAGCCTTGGGACAGGGTTTAAGTGCGGCGGGTCCAAGCAGCAACACCAGCGCTGGGGAGTCTACGAGCAGTGCTCAGggcactctgctctgctgcaccctCTGCCGAGAGCGCTTGGAGGACACTCATTTTGTCCAGTGTCCCTCTGTCCCGCACCACAAGTTCTGCTTCCCATGTACCCGAGGATTCATCCGCAACCAAGGCCAAGGCGGCGAGGTGTACTGCCCCAGTGGAGAGCGCTGTCCCCTGGCTGGATCCACTGTGCCTTGGGCCTTCATGCAGGGAGAAATCTCAACCATCCTGGCCGGAGACACAGATGTGACAGTAAAGAAGGAGAACGACCCTTGA